A window from Leishmania mexicana MHOM/GT/2001/U1103 complete genome, chromosome 33 encodes these proteins:
- a CDS encoding ATPase-like protein, translating to MRAPHTQDVMEAKKVEEARALVCHARDLLRYQLVAAPHRPLCIDEQSELRIALQQLLPCISIIRSYEQEYTYLSTYELTISALGQVLGSLVAGETTVDAEDRQFVKAKHDAEHHTKKDNPEASAILSTPTAPLGVPATAAFVPASCARQAAATASSVTWRNTYGCDDAILALRQATTLPLQHPSLFTGPRQPWRRLLLYGPPGTGKTRLAAATAAEYGAMFLSVSAADLLSKWVGESEKQVRQAFMQAAASAPRCVLFFDEVDALCSARGGHGESELARRLKTELLLHLQMDLPAVTVLAATNLPWELDAAFLRRFDRFIHVGLPSDAVKRRLLGSELRGVAHTITDDALDRIVAQTDRFSVVDVRRLLSHAVMAPVTEWLRLTQATVDDRSSDSGERAEAGSDGIDVLCASAATAPAPLLHRPLPSRTHTEWKHRSVHCLADTEVLGAGVRSVTSGTESTPSPCSSPLPSSPVGPERCPSKHSSSLPHCRLPGSHANDMPFVEYRHFEDALQAITATTSAEEIARYATWRCRSAGV from the coding sequence ATGCGTGCCCCGCATACTCAAGACGTCatggaggcgaagaaggtCGAGGAAGCGCGTGCTCTGGTGTGTCACGCACGTGATCTACTGCGGTATCAGCTCGTTGCTGCACCTCATCGCCCACTGTGTATTGATGAGCAGAGCGAGCTGCGCAttgcactgcagcagctcctaCCCTGCATCTCTATTATTCGGTCTTACGAGCAGGAGTACACCTACCTGTCCACGTACGAGCTTACAATCAGCGCTCTCGGGCAAGTTCTCGGGAGCCTTGTGGCAGGGGAGACGACGGTGGACGCAGAGGATAGGCAGTTCGTGAAAGCCAAACATGATGCGGAGCACCACACAAAGAAGGATAACCCCGAAGCGTCTGCAATCCTGTcaacgccgacggcgccatTGGGGGtgccagcgacagcggcattTGTCCCAGCATCCTGCGCAAGACAGGCCGCAGCAACTGCTTCCTCAGTGACGTGGAGGAACACGTACGGATGCGATGACGCCATTCTCGCCTTGCGCCAAGccacgacgctgccgctacAGCACCCATCCTTGTTTACCGGCCCGCGCCAACCATGGCGCCGCCTGTTGCTCTATGGCCCGCCTGGCACCGGCAAAACTCGTCTGGCagccgcgacggcagccgagTACGGTGCCATGTTTCTCAGTGTGTCTGCAGCGGACTTGCTGAGCAAGTgggtgggagagagcgagaagcaAGTGCGCCAGGCATTCATGCAagccgccgcttccgccccGCGGTGCGTCCTCTTCTTCGACGAAGTTGATGCcctctgcagcgcgcgcggcggtcACGGGGAGAGCGAACTAGCGCGCCGACTCAAGACGGAGCTCCTGCTCCACCTGCAGATGGATCTGCCGGCGGTGACGGTACTGGCAGCCACGAACTTGCCATGGGAGCTGGACGCGGCCTTTCTTCGCCGGTTCGACCGCTTTATTCACGTCGGTCTCCCCTCCGATGCGGTGAAGCGCCGGCTCTTGGGGTCGGAATTGCGCGGTGTGGCTCACACCATCACCGACGACGCGCTAGACCGCATTGTGGCACAGACGGATCGCTTCTCGGTGGTCGATgtgcggcggctgctgtcgcacGCGGTGATGGCGCCGGTGACAGAATGGCTGCGGCTGACTCAGGCCACAGTCGacgaccgcagcagcgacagcggagAACGCGCTGAGGCGGGAAGTGATGGAATCGATGTGCTCTGCGCatccgccgccactgcaccggcgccgctcctccatcGTCCCTTaccctcacgcacgcacaccgagTGGAAACACCGATCAGTGCACTGTCTTGCAGACACGGAAGTCCTCGGTGCCGGCGTGCGAAGCGTGACCTCAGGAACAGAAAGCACACCGTCTCCCTGCAGCTCACCGCTGCCATCTTCTCCGGTGGGTCCCGAGCGCTGTCCATCAAAGCATTCGTCCTCACTCCCGCACTGTCGGCTCCCGGGCAGCCACGCCAACGACATGCCTTTTGTGGAGTATCGCCACTTTGAAGACGCGCTGCAAGCAATCACGGCTACCACTTCTGCCGAGGAAATCGCGCGCTACGCCACgtggcgctgtcgcagtGCCGGCGTGTAG
- a CDS encoding aldose 1-epimerase-like protein, which translates to MVAFTPDSRGRNSVTIHNKDGSSITVYEQGAHVSSWKTKDGKEHLYLSPTAIFADRTALRGGVPLIFPQFGAYGPLQPSHGFARIRSWNIEDAQSGMATFSLRVSLCELLPDDSSLTDSPQNAINLLYTICFSNTELKLRMKVTNTSEEQSAPFQFAFHTYFAVSDISQTVVSGVNSSPFVDNCKARGNPNTPPSPPEQLWIIRGEHDRIYPDQACAIVLQDLGAKVTLQISSPNLSDVCLWNPGESKCASMKDMPPDGYKHFVCVEHGKMLKKVVVPPCSSWTGTQEIAITAESPCESNI; encoded by the coding sequence ATGGTTGCCTTCACTCCCGACTCCCGCGGGCGCAACAGCGTCACCATCCACAACAAAGACGGCTCCAGCATTACCGTCTACGAGCAGGGCGCGCACGTCAGCAGCTGGAAGACCAAGGATGGCAAAGAGCATCTGTACCTCAGCCCCACTGCCATCTTTGCTGACCGCACCGCcctgcgcggtggcgtgccGCTGATCTTCCCGCAGTTCGGGGCATACGGCCCACTGCAGCCGTCGCACGGCTTCGCGCGCATTCGTTCGTGGAACATCGAGGATGCCCAGAGCGGCATGGCGACCTTCTCGCTGCGCGTGTCGCTgtgcgagctgctgccggaCGACTCTTCTCTTACAGATTCCCCGCAGAACGCCATTAACCTGCTCTACACAATTTGCTTCAGCAACACCGAGCTGAAGCTCCGAATGAAGGTCACGAACACGAGCGAGGAGCAGTCAGCACCGTTTCAGTTCGCCTTTCACACATATTTCGCAGTGTCCGACATTTCGCAGACGGTGGTCAGCGGCGTCAACAGCTCCCCTTTTGTCGACAACTGCAAGGCGCGCGGCAACCCGAACACACCGCCAAGCCCACCGGAGCAACTGTGGATTATTCGCGGCGAGCACGACCGCATTTACCCCGACCAAGCGTGCGCCATCGTCCTCCAGGACCTGGGCGCGAAGGTTACGCTTCAAATCTCCAGTCCTAACCTAAGCGACGTGTGCCTCTGGAACCCCGGTGAGTCCAAGTGCGCTTCGATGAAGGACATGCCACCGGATGGCTACAAGCactttgtgtgtgtagagCACGGAAAAATGCTGAAaaaggtggtggtgccgccgtgctcgagctggacaGGCACGCAGGAGATCGCCATCACAGCTGAAAGCCCTTGTGAGTCGAACATATAG